In Antarcticibacterium arcticum, the genomic stretch GTGCCCGGAAATACTTCCGAGAAACAATTTTTAAATACTGTATTGGCTGAGGCAGATGCACAAGGCCTCCAGTTTATTAGCGATTATGACGCCCGTGCTACCGGGGGCGCTCATGGAAATGCGCATTTATGGGATAACAGTAAAAATGCAACAGAGGAACTGGAGAGGATCCTTAAGGTCCGGGAATTGGCGATCTCGAATTTTTCGGTAGATAATATTCGTACAGGGGAGGCATACTCAGTTTTAGAAGATGTATTTGTTCCCTTATATTTCTTTCACCGTTATCAAACCGAGGCTGCTGTAAAAAGAATTGGGGGGCTGGATTATAACTATGCCGTGAAGGGCGGCAACCAGGTAGTAGTTACACCTATTGAAGCTGCTGAACAGAATAAAGCGCTCCAGGCAATTCTTAAAACCCTTGATGCAAGAACAATCGCAATTCCAGCCGGTAAACTAAACCTTTTCCCCCCACGGGCATTTGGTTTTGCCAGATCCCGGGAATCATTTAAGAGCAATACGGGCGTAGCCTTTGATGCACTTGGCGCACCTGGCACCGCAAGTGATATGAGCCTGGCACTTTTATTACATCCTGAAAGGGCAGCTAGGCTGGTGCAGCAAAACGTTGTAGATAAAAAATTTTCCGGGTTAAAAGGAATGGTAGATAAGCTGGTAGCAGGTACTTTTAAACTGGAGCATAAAGATGCTTATTTGCAGGAGGTGCAAAACGTAATAAATTACAATACGCTACAGCATATGATGAACCTTGCGGTGCACAAAGATGCGACTCCCGGGGTAAAAGCAGAAATGATGGGGCAGATAAGCGACCTGGAAAATTGGCTGAATAAAAACAGTAAAACTAATGCAGCGATGCACCAGTTATATCTTTTAGAAATAAAACAATTTTTAGAAGATCCTTCTGCTTTTAAAGCCCTGCCCGTAGCACCCCCAATCCCCGATGGCGCCCCCATTGGGAATTAAGAAATAGCTGAATTTGAATATTATATTAATTGAATTATGAAAGAAATAGATCTAAGAAGTGATACTGTAACAAGGCCTACGAAGGAAATGTTACAGGCTATTTTAACTGCTGAAGTTGGAGATGATGTCTACAAAGAAGATCCTACGGTGAATGCGCTTGAAGAAAAGCTTGCAAGGATGTTTGGAATGGATGAAGCCCTTTTTTTCCCCACGGGAAGTATGGCGAACCAGGCTGGAATAAAATTACATACCCAACCGGCCGAGCAGCTTATTTGCGACAAATGGGCACATGTCTATAATTATGAAGGCGGTGGGGTTTCCTTTAACAGCGGGGTTTCCTGTAAACTGGTTGATGGTCACCGTGGAATGATCACCGCACAGCAGGTGGAGGAAAATATCAATCCGCCCGATTTTTATCACAGCCCGCTTACCACTTTGGTGTGCCTTGAAAATACTACCAATAAAGGTGGTGGGGCTTGTTATGACATTGATGAAATGAAAAAGATACGGGAAGTATGCAACAAGCACAATTTGGGATTACATCTTGACGGCGC encodes the following:
- a CDS encoding threonine aldolase family protein, which gives rise to MKEIDLRSDTVTRPTKEMLQAILTAEVGDDVYKEDPTVNALEEKLARMFGMDEALFFPTGSMANQAGIKLHTQPAEQLICDKWAHVYNYEGGGVSFNSGVSCKLVDGHRGMITAQQVEENINPPDFYHSPLTTLVCLENTTNKGGGACYDIDEMKKIREVCNKHNLGLHLDGARLFNALVAKNEDPKEYGKIFDTISICLSKGLGTPMGSVLIGKKDLMKNAIRVRKVLGGGMRQVGFMAAAGIFALDNNVQRLEEDHRRAKEIGGILKQQSYIGEVEPVETNIIIFYLKDPSTEKEFMARLQEENIRISNMGQGKLRIVTHLDYTEEMHLRFIDVLGNISLKS